One Chloroflexota bacterium DNA segment encodes these proteins:
- the rpsU gene encoding 30S ribosomal protein S21, which translates to MASISVDSNESIDKALRRFNKAVQADGILTEARRREHYEKPSVKRKRKEAARLRKLQKMAREANN; encoded by the coding sequence GTGGCAAGCATTTCGGTAGATTCAAATGAATCAATCGACAAAGCACTGCGCCGTTTTAACAAGGCCGTGCAAGCTGACGGCATTTTGACGGAAGCCCGTCGCCGTGAGCATTATGAAAAGCCTAGCGTTAAACGCAAGCGCAAGGAAGCTGCTCGTCTGCGTAAGTTGCAAAAGATGGCTCGTGAAGCCAACAACTAA
- a CDS encoding GatB/YqeY domain-containing protein, which translates to MSIQQQLQEDMKNAMRNKEQQRLDTIRMMLASLKNAQIDLRRELDEVEAVGVIQKEAKRRRDAMAEYTKANRPDLAASEEVELVMIEAYLPTMLSADQLRPEIAAIIAELGATSIADLSKVMPAAMQRFKGKAEGRVINEVVRSLLSA; encoded by the coding sequence ATGTCGATTCAACAACAATTGCAAGAAGATATGAAAAATGCCATGCGCAATAAAGAGCAACAACGGCTCGATACAATTCGCATGATGCTCGCATCGCTCAAAAACGCGCAGATTGACCTTCGGCGCGAGCTTGATGAAGTTGAAGCAGTTGGGGTAATTCAAAAAGAAGCCAAGCGTCGCCGCGATGCCATGGCCGAATATACCAAAGCTAATCGCCCCGACCTTGCTGCTAGTGAAGAAGTCGAATTGGTGATGATTGAAGCCTATTTGCCAACCATGCTCAGTGCCGATCAATTGCGCCCTGAAATTGCCGCAATTATTGCCGAGCTTGGTGCGACCAGCATCGCCGATCTTTCCAAAGTAATGCCTGCAGCCATGCAACGCTTCAAAGGCAAAGCTGAAGGCCGGGTGATTAACGAGGTTGTGCGCTCATTACTTAGTGCCTAA
- a CDS encoding HDIG domain-containing protein, protein MIVRSYRLKTLLRSFIEHHHHLVLVLFGAVLTLILTLIFTWRSAINQDIMVGRPSPRTINADRDLTFESPLLTEAKRREAANDPRNLVYNEDTQIHGQQREQLQATYSVINSVRENPSLNLDQQRGQLTELPSLPLSDTLAITILEADDDTWQRIKDQTNALYDRTLRENNYSIDETTLAEIKVRYLPYNLPSSLKPDQRAVVLYLVEQTLHVNRTLNQEETERRQQTARNAVQSVSKDVINGQNIVRQGDTVSAEQYETLVKMGLITPELGLDGFMGRLLLALLVTLALCTALYIDQHNLLTWPRALLVILILMVIPILFGRIFLNTWLNFPETFALAVIAIPLAALFNNNLALVISALVSIVMMFLGEGALQVGMISFAGALCGIYAIRRADRAMAFIMAGVWIALGVFATAMIWRLIQPQGVTWQQTMFTLIFSMLNGGITAMMSLTLHNVLGRIAGIVTPMQLLELAHPNQPLLRRLMQEAPGTYHHSVVVSNLAEQAAERIGADTLLTRVGAYYHDIGKMLRPFFFTDNQYDRSNVHDNLDPQTSAKLIADHVIEGAKIARQHKLPEQIVNFIVEHHGTDVIRYFYQQALQAQDSVDINDYRYPGPKPQSKETAILMLADGVEATVRSKEQAGMLVAERHDDDDQQAPKGCQSIAQVVNQSIDMRLASGQLDQCPLTQKDLNTIRQSFVKTLQGIYHPRVEYPKLMREPQSK, encoded by the coding sequence ATGATAGTTCGTTCATATCGCTTAAAAACCTTGTTACGTTCGTTCATCGAGCATCACCACCATTTGGTGTTGGTGCTCTTTGGGGCCGTGCTCACCCTAATTTTGACCTTGATTTTTACGTGGCGCTCGGCGATCAACCAAGATATTATGGTTGGTCGCCCCAGCCCACGCACCATCAACGCCGACCGCGATTTGACCTTTGAAAGCCCTTTGCTAACTGAAGCCAAACGCCGTGAAGCCGCCAACGATCCGCGCAACTTGGTCTATAACGAAGATACCCAAATTCATGGCCAGCAGCGTGAACAGCTGCAAGCAACCTACAGCGTGATTAACTCAGTTCGCGAAAATCCCAGCCTCAACCTTGATCAACAACGCGGTCAACTGACTGAATTACCTTCGCTGCCACTCTCCGATACCCTCGCCATCACCATTCTTGAAGCTGATGACGATACCTGGCAACGCATCAAAGATCAAACCAATGCCTTATATGACCGAACTCTGCGCGAAAATAATTATTCAATTGATGAAACCACCCTCGCCGAAATTAAAGTGCGCTATTTGCCTTACAACTTGCCAAGCAGTTTAAAGCCAGATCAACGGGCGGTTGTGCTGTATTTGGTCGAACAAACCCTGCATGTTAATCGCACGCTGAATCAAGAGGAAACTGAGCGTCGCCAACAAACAGCCCGCAATGCCGTCCAATCGGTCTCAAAAGATGTTATCAATGGCCAAAATATTGTGCGCCAAGGCGATACGGTATCAGCTGAACAATATGAAACCCTCGTCAAAATGGGTTTGATCACGCCTGAATTAGGGCTTGATGGCTTTATGGGGCGCTTATTGCTGGCGCTCTTGGTCACCTTAGCCTTATGTACAGCGCTTTATATCGATCAGCATAATCTTTTGACATGGCCTCGTGCATTGCTGGTAATCTTAATTTTGATGGTTATTCCGATTTTGTTTGGGCGAATTTTCCTCAACACATGGTTGAATTTCCCTGAAACGTTTGCTTTGGCGGTGATTGCGATTCCATTGGCGGCGCTGTTTAACAACAATTTAGCTTTAGTTATTTCAGCTTTAGTCTCGATTGTGATGATGTTTTTGGGCGAAGGCGCACTGCAAGTTGGCATGATCAGCTTTGCCGGAGCTTTGTGTGGCATCTACGCAATTCGTCGCGCCGATCGGGCAATGGCCTTTATTATGGCTGGCGTTTGGATTGCACTCGGCGTATTCGCCACTGCCATGATTTGGCGTTTGATTCAGCCCCAAGGCGTAACTTGGCAACAAACCATGTTCACCTTGATTTTTAGCATGCTCAATGGTGGCATCACGGCCATGATGTCGTTGACCTTGCATAACGTGCTTGGGCGGATCGCTGGCATCGTTACGCCAATGCAATTATTGGAGTTGGCCCACCCCAACCAGCCGCTGCTGCGCCGCTTGATGCAAGAAGCTCCCGGCACTTATCATCACTCGGTCGTTGTCAGTAATTTAGCTGAACAAGCCGCTGAACGGATCGGCGCTGATACTTTGCTAACTCGTGTGGGAGCCTACTATCACGATATTGGCAAAATGCTGCGGCCATTCTTCTTCACCGATAATCAATATGATCGCTCAAATGTGCACGATAACCTTGATCCGCAAACCAGCGCCAAATTAATCGCTGATCACGTCATCGAGGGTGCTAAGATAGCGCGGCAGCATAAGCTGCCTGAGCAAATTGTTAATTTTATCGTTGAGCATCACGGCACCGATGTGATTCGCTATTTCTATCAGCAAGCCTTACAAGCCCAAGATAGTGTTGATATCAACGATTATCGCTACCCTGGGCCCAAGCCACAATCCAAAGAAACAGCGATTTTGATGTTGGCCGATGGGGTTGAGGCCACCGTGCGCTCCAAAGAGCAAGCGGGCATGCTCGTGGCTGAGCGTCACGATGACGATGATCAACAAGCGCCCAAAGGTTGCCAAAGCATTGCTCAAGTGGTCAACCAAAGCATCGATATGCGCCTTGCCAGCGGCCAGCTTGATCAATGCCCGCTCACCCAAAAAGATCTCAACACGATTCGCCAATCGTTTGTCAAAACGCTCCAAGGGATCTATCATCCACGGGTTGAGTATCCCAAATTGATGCGGGAACCTCAAAGTAAATAA
- the ybeY gene encoding rRNA maturation RNase YbeY, giving the protein MLELTAHIEVVPTDLALDTSLLEQVVAQVLADEGQTGTWEIGIRITNDQELHELNRQYRGVDRPTDVLSFGEYEDDDDDFIVPDGVYDDDEFDDPEADEAAYLGDLAISYERVLAQAQEYAHSSRRELCYLVAHGTLHLLGYDHETDEEREDMRQREEKALSTLGITREAEPFV; this is encoded by the coding sequence ATGTTAGAACTAACAGCCCATATTGAAGTTGTGCCCACCGATCTTGCGCTTGATACCAGTTTATTAGAGCAAGTCGTGGCCCAAGTGCTCGCCGATGAAGGCCAAACTGGCACATGGGAAATTGGCATTCGCATCACCAACGATCAAGAATTGCATGAACTCAATCGCCAATATCGTGGCGTTGATCGGCCAACCGATGTGCTTTCGTTTGGCGAATATGAAGATGATGACGATGATTTTATCGTGCCCGACGGCGTGTACGATGATGATGAATTCGATGACCCTGAGGCTGATGAAGCGGCCTATCTTGGTGATTTAGCAATTTCGTATGAGCGGGTGCTGGCTCAAGCCCAAGAATATGCTCATTCAAGCCGCCGCGAATTATGCTATTTAGTAGCTCACGGTACATTGCACTTGCTCGGCTACGATCACGAAACCGACGAGGAGCGCGAAGATATGCGCCAGCGCGAAGAAAAAGCCCTCAGCACGCTTGGCATCACCCGCGAAGCCGAGCCGTTTGTTTAG
- a CDS encoding diacylglycerol kinase family protein — translation MLQALWKFICGFGYAFRGIWLLIRSQRNAQVHCLAIVVVLFFGWLLDINANEWLAVSLISVVVLALEAVNTAIESVVDLVSPEYHPLAGRAKDVAAGAVLIAAIGALIIAAIIVWPRLAHLIAG, via the coding sequence ATGCTTCAGGCGCTTTGGAAATTTATTTGTGGCTTTGGCTATGCCTTTCGCGGCATTTGGCTATTAATTCGCAGCCAACGCAACGCCCAAGTTCATTGTTTAGCCATCGTAGTGGTGCTTTTTTTTGGCTGGCTATTGGATATCAACGCCAACGAATGGCTAGCGGTAAGCTTAATTAGCGTGGTGGTCTTGGCATTAGAAGCCGTGAATACCGCCATCGAAAGCGTTGTCGATTTGGTTTCGCCAGAATATCACCCGCTAGCTGGCCGCGCCAAGGATGTAGCAGCCGGCGCAGTGTTGATCGCAGCAATCGGGGCATTAATTATTGCCGCGATCATCGTTTGGCCACGCTTAGCGCACTTGATAGCTGGTTGA
- a CDS encoding M14 family metallopeptidase — translation MLIMVAGLLGIPATTLVAQTPTIAPTPSPSAVPVVDLTFGTSLQGRAITGTRFGNGPRKLFIVSNTHGGPEANTYQLALALLEHFRQNPQQVPADVSLYIIPTVNPDGLAIGTRFNSRSVDLNRNMDTNFDACPENDWNQTVEGAYGIVSDTGGAFVESELESQLVRDLVLDASAVVWVHSDGGDVFPAFCEHGPSIALAQVYAEASGYRYDRYWRNYMITGGMHDWAGALGIASITPELSTGELPDFAENLRAVQSVMARSEELLPLVTTTVEATTSITMPTLLWRYWRAHGGPDIFGLPISPVVEYQGRPTVFFAEQYLSLVPDGADRMQSALRGEGGLALWQAYLLDQRSTSYQVR, via the coding sequence ATGCTAATAATGGTCGCTGGATTGCTTGGCATTCCAGCGACCACGCTTGTTGCTCAAACCCCAACCATTGCGCCAACGCCTAGCCCCAGCGCTGTGCCAGTTGTCGATTTGACCTTTGGAACTTCGTTGCAAGGGCGGGCGATTACGGGTACTCGCTTTGGCAATGGCCCACGCAAATTATTCATTGTATCAAATACCCATGGCGGACCCGAAGCCAATACCTATCAACTGGCACTTGCTTTGCTTGAGCATTTTCGCCAAAACCCACAACAAGTGCCTGCTGATGTGAGCCTCTACATTATTCCGACGGTCAATCCCGATGGCTTGGCGATTGGCACGCGTTTCAATAGTCGCAGCGTTGATCTCAACCGCAATATGGATACCAATTTCGATGCTTGCCCCGAAAACGACTGGAATCAAACCGTTGAAGGAGCGTATGGCATCGTTTCAGATACGGGCGGGGCATTCGTTGAATCGGAGTTGGAAAGCCAATTAGTGCGGGATTTGGTGCTTGATGCCTCAGCGGTGGTTTGGGTACATAGCGATGGTGGCGATGTGTTTCCGGCTTTTTGTGAACATGGGCCATCAATCGCCTTAGCCCAAGTTTATGCTGAAGCTAGCGGCTATCGCTACGATCGTTATTGGCGCAACTATATGATTACTGGTGGCATGCACGATTGGGCGGGAGCGCTTGGCATTGCCTCGATTACGCCCGAATTATCGACGGGCGAATTGCCTGATTTTGCTGAGAATTTGCGGGCGGTGCAATCAGTCATGGCGCGTTCCGAGGAGTTGTTGCCATTGGTAACGACGACGGTGGAAGCAACGACCAGCATCACCATGCCAACCTTATTATGGCGCTATTGGCGTGCCCATGGTGGCCCCGATATTTTCGGTCTGCCAATTTCGCCTGTGGTTGAGTATCAGGGTCGGCCAACCGTCTTTTTTGCCGAGCAGTATTTGAGTTTAGTGCCTGATGGGGCTGATCGTATGCAGTCTGCGTTGCGTGGCGAGGGTGGTTTGGCGCTTTGGCAAGCCTATTTGCTCGATCAACGTTCAACCAGCTATCAAGTGCGCTAA
- a CDS encoding peptidoglycan binding domain-containing protein, translating to MADEFYQKYGPIERRRQNGDVQQFDATAPLADDLPVRSAAPPKRKRSRLRTFMWGAGITLGLVGLLFGIGLWYLNRTFEGRIYPNVAIQGIDMSQKTPEEAKALLTEQYADLLKRPVGLSFNGQTWEPTADQAGISLSIEQSVDEAYSLGRGGNIINTLQAVSGIWQNGYDIPLAVTVDQAQLSEYLMTSTNDLITAPVNANLIVAGNTATMTPAREGRLILIDETAQDILTQLQTLSPAQVVLRTEMVMPTVLDDGVFEAKQTIDAVLQSPLTLIAGDLQWELSTDDLRALIRLDTHTDANGKTKMVASLNDQMIRQRVATFADEIGRGSVNPRVAWDGGALTIVREGRTGLRLDEEASARRIIEQATIGETRTIELVIREVQPDVTAENIHSLGIVEAVGVGKSSYKGSASYRVTNIKAGSRLLDGILIKPGEEFSFNNAVGSIDESNGFVKGYAIVGNRTQEEWGGGICQDSTTLFRAAFHAGLPITERHTHSFRISWYEVYEPYGMDAAIFTGALDFRFVNDTGKWLLLNTYVDDSTATVTYALYGTAPQREVILDGPYVTKEYPKPTEPTFIADPKEPVGVFHQTDTARDGMDIIVYRIIRQNGQVILREPFNTHFKPWPDIYVHNPATPLPPKGCKPTDPCANPATPTPEPQPPQQPEPTPEPQPEPTPGGEIVVPTPNP from the coding sequence ATGGCAGATGAATTTTATCAGAAATATGGCCCAATCGAGCGTCGTCGCCAAAATGGCGATGTGCAACAGTTTGATGCAACTGCTCCCTTGGCCGACGATCTCCCCGTTCGATCCGCTGCGCCGCCAAAGCGTAAACGCAGTCGCCTACGTACTTTTATGTGGGGCGCTGGCATTACGCTCGGCTTGGTTGGCTTGTTGTTTGGCATCGGTTTGTGGTATCTCAATCGGACTTTTGAAGGTCGAATTTACCCAAATGTGGCGATTCAGGGCATCGATATGAGCCAGAAAACCCCTGAAGAAGCCAAGGCTTTGCTCACCGAACAATATGCCGATTTGCTCAAGCGCCCAGTTGGCCTAAGTTTCAATGGCCAAACTTGGGAGCCAACCGCCGATCAAGCAGGTATCAGCCTTTCAATTGAGCAATCGGTTGATGAAGCTTACAGCCTTGGGCGGGGTGGCAACATCATCAATACCTTGCAGGCGGTTTCGGGCATTTGGCAAAATGGTTATGATATTCCGTTGGCAGTAACCGTTGATCAAGCGCAACTGAGTGAGTATCTGATGACTTCAACCAACGATTTGATCACCGCGCCAGTCAATGCTAATTTGATCGTTGCTGGCAACACTGCCACAATGACGCCGGCTCGTGAAGGTCGGCTGATTCTGATCGATGAAACTGCCCAAGATATTTTGACCCAATTGCAAACACTCTCACCTGCTCAAGTTGTCTTACGCACCGAAATGGTGATGCCAACCGTGCTTGATGATGGGGTGTTTGAGGCTAAACAAACCATCGATGCAGTGTTGCAATCGCCATTAACCTTGATTGCTGGCGATTTGCAATGGGAACTCAGCACCGATGATCTGCGTGCTTTGATTCGACTTGACACCCACACTGATGCCAATGGCAAAACGAAAATGGTGGCTTCGTTGAACGATCAAATGATTCGTCAACGGGTTGCAACCTTTGCCGATGAAATTGGGCGTGGCTCAGTCAACCCGCGCGTGGCCTGGGATGGTGGGGCACTCACGATTGTGCGCGAAGGCCGCACCGGTTTGCGTCTCGATGAAGAAGCCTCGGCCCGCCGCATTATCGAGCAAGCCACGATTGGCGAAACCCGCACGATCGAATTGGTTATTCGCGAAGTGCAGCCCGATGTTACCGCTGAAAATATTCATAGCCTGGGAATTGTTGAAGCAGTTGGGGTTGGCAAAAGCTCCTACAAAGGTTCAGCATCCTATCGTGTGACCAATATCAAAGCTGGCTCACGCTTGCTTGATGGGATTTTGATCAAGCCAGGCGAGGAGTTTTCGTTCAACAATGCGGTTGGCTCAATCGACGAATCCAATGGCTTTGTTAAGGGCTATGCAATTGTTGGCAATCGCACCCAAGAAGAATGGGGCGGCGGGATTTGCCAAGATTCAACCACGCTGTTTCGAGCGGCGTTCCACGCTGGCTTGCCGATCACTGAGCGTCATACCCACTCGTTCCGCATTTCGTGGTACGAAGTCTATGAACCCTATGGCATGGATGCAGCGATTTTCACCGGAGCCTTGGATTTCCGCTTTGTCAACGATACGGGCAAGTGGCTGTTGCTCAATACCTATGTTGATGATTCGACGGCAACTGTAACCTATGCCTTGTATGGTACGGCTCCCCAGCGCGAAGTGATCCTCGATGGCCCTTATGTGACCAAAGAGTATCCCAAGCCAACCGAGCCAACCTTTATAGCTGATCCTAAAGAGCCAGTTGGGGTCTTTCATCAAACCGACACCGCCCGCGATGGCATGGATATCATCGTTTATCGCATTATCCGCCAAAATGGCCAAGTGATTTTGCGCGAGCCATTCAATACCCATTTCAAGCCATGGCCTGATATTTATGTGCATAATCCGGCAACTCCGTTGCCACCAAAGGGTTGTAAACCAACCGATCCATGTGCTAATCCAGCAACGCCAACGCCAGAACCACAGCCGCCGCAACAGCCTGAGCCAACGCCTGAGCCACAACCAGAGCCAACGCCAGGTGGCGAGATTGTAGTACCAACGCCAAATCCCTAA
- a CDS encoding phosphatase PAP2 family protein → MQQQSTSSQPSADFALALCSFVGYFAASHVPDQPAYVVPATALDRAIPLMPTSVLPYLSLYPFLGLNAAYFWPKPRQARRVFQAITLLNSLGSIVFCSVRTTVPRPQSTKSRLLNWLWRVDPPYNALPSLHTAYAVVLAEAHWRVRSPWRWLVSAWAMAIIISTLTTKQHHLWDVLGGIGLARLVAGKLFADLSPVHQL, encoded by the coding sequence TTGCAGCAACAATCAACTTCATCGCAGCCAAGCGCCGATTTTGCGCTCGCATTGTGCTCATTTGTTGGTTACTTTGCTGCAAGCCATGTCCCCGATCAGCCTGCCTATGTCGTGCCTGCCACCGCGCTTGATCGGGCAATTCCACTCATGCCCACTAGTGTGTTGCCTTATCTTTCGTTATACCCCTTTTTGGGCTTGAATGCTGCCTATTTTTGGCCAAAACCCAGGCAAGCCCGCCGGGTGTTTCAGGCAATCACCCTGCTGAATAGCCTTGGTTCGATTGTATTTTGTAGTGTTCGAACTACCGTTCCACGCCCTCAATCAACCAAGAGTCGGCTGCTGAATTGGCTTTGGCGGGTTGACCCACCCTATAATGCTTTGCCAAGTTTGCATACTGCCTATGCAGTGGTTTTGGCCGAGGCCCATTGGCGGGTGCGCTCACCATGGCGCTGGCTGGTCAGTGCTTGGGCGATGGCGATCATCATCAGCACCCTCACCACCAAACAACACCATCTTTGGGATGTACTTGGTGGCATTGGGCTTGCTCGTTTGGTTGCTGGCAAACTCTTCGCTGATTTATCACCCGTACATCAGCTTTAA
- a CDS encoding thymidine kinase: protein MQRGGIEVVCGSMFSGKTEELIRRVKRAQIARQKIQVFKPAIDTRYSDEEVASHNGVRVLATPVQTAADIAAAIALETTVVAIDEVQFFDPAVIDLCDLLAHRGVRVIVAGLDQDFRGEPFGPLPILLAKAEEVTKLQAICVICGQAASRTQRLINGMPASYDDPIILVGAQEAYEARCRRCHEVPRTYRNGNHAKETAVNS, encoded by the coding sequence ATGCAACGTGGTGGGATTGAAGTTGTTTGCGGCAGTATGTTTAGCGGCAAAACCGAGGAATTGATTCGCCGCGTCAAGCGTGCCCAAATTGCCCGGCAAAAAATTCAGGTGTTTAAGCCAGCGATCGATACCCGCTATTCTGATGAAGAAGTAGCTTCACATAATGGCGTTCGCGTGTTGGCAACGCCAGTGCAAACTGCTGCCGATATTGCCGCCGCAATTGCGCTTGAAACAACCGTTGTGGCAATTGATGAAGTGCAGTTTTTTGACCCAGCTGTGATCGATTTATGCGATTTGTTGGCGCATCGTGGCGTGCGCGTGATTGTCGCTGGCCTCGATCAAGATTTTCGTGGTGAGCCATTTGGCCCATTGCCAATCTTGCTGGCCAAAGCCGAAGAGGTGACCAAACTACAAGCGATTTGTGTGATTTGCGGTCAGGCTGCTTCGCGCACCCAACGCTTGATCAACGGTATGCCAGCCTCTTATGATGACCCAATTATTTTGGTTGGAGCGCAAGAAGCCTACGAAGCTCGTTGCCGCCGCTGCCATGAAGTGCCACGCACCTATCGCAACGGCAATCATGCCAAAGAAACCGCAGTCAATAGCTAA
- the rpmA gene encoding 50S ribosomal protein L27, producing MAHKKGVGSSRNGRDSKPQMRGIKRFGGELVQPGSIIVRQCGTKVRPGANVGLGRDYTIYSMIDGHVKFEDYSRTQKMVSVVPAEAEA from the coding sequence ATGGCACATAAAAAAGGTGTAGGTAGCTCGCGAAACGGGCGCGACAGCAAGCCGCAAATGCGTGGAATCAAACGCTTTGGTGGTGAGTTGGTGCAGCCTGGTTCAATCATCGTTCGCCAATGTGGCACCAAAGTGCGCCCAGGCGCAAATGTTGGCCTTGGCCGCGATTACACCATCTACTCGATGATTGATGGTCATGTCAAATTCGAAGATTACAGCCGCACCCAAAAAATGGTGAGCGTTGTACCTGCTGAAGCTGAAGCCTAA
- the rplU gene encoding 50S ribosomal protein L21 — translation MYAIIRDRGQQYRVEPGQTLQIALTDAEDGSTIEFNEVLMVGGSDTLVGSPLISGAVVKATVGEVVKGEKIIVFRYKAKARYRRRTGHRQKYTEITINDIVVPSK, via the coding sequence GTGTACGCCATTATTCGAGACCGTGGCCAACAGTATCGCGTTGAGCCAGGCCAAACATTGCAAATTGCCTTGACCGACGCTGAAGATGGAAGCACTATCGAATTTAATGAAGTCTTGATGGTTGGTGGCAGCGACACCCTTGTCGGCTCCCCATTGATCAGTGGCGCAGTTGTGAAAGCAACCGTTGGCGAAGTTGTGAAGGGCGAAAAGATTATCGTGTTCCGCTACAAAGCAAAGGCACGCTATCGCCGCCGCACCGGCCATCGCCAAAAATACACTGAAATCACCATCAACGATATCGTAGTTCCCAGCAAGTAA
- a CDS encoding DNA/RNA non-specific endonuclease: protein MKDRRLITLLALFVLGFVGASLVQPTHAKTVSSDNLVLGNPSGAVASSSYPTNYLIQRNQYALSYHRDNGIANWVSWHLDSGDIGSVSRSDFQTDTSLPSGWYRVATSDYSGSGYDRGHMTPSGDRTATTADNQATFYMTNIIPQAPDNNQGPWVDLETYARELVSAGNELYIISGGAGSRGTIASGKVRIPNSTWKIIVVLSQGSNDLSRVSNSTRVIAINMPNVQGIRDNDWRDYLTTVDALESLTGYNFLSNVSTSIQGVIEARIDGSTTPIPTAVPTSVTNPTATPVRTATPTPSTGCTSSRLFFSEYVEGSSNNKALELYNNTGASVSLSGYSIQLYANGSTSVSSSVNLSGSVANGATYVIANASASSSVQNLANITSSVANFNGNDALVLTYNGTVVDSFGQVGNDPGSSGWGGTTTDRTLRRKATISAGDTNRSDTFTPSSTWDSYSLDTFSGLGNHSVSCP, encoded by the coding sequence ATGAAGGATCGTCGGCTGATTACCCTGCTCGCGTTGTTCGTCCTTGGGTTTGTTGGGGCTAGCTTGGTGCAACCAACGCATGCCAAAACCGTCAGTAGCGATAATTTGGTCTTGGGCAATCCCAGCGGGGCTGTCGCCAGCAGCAGCTATCCTACCAATTATTTAATTCAACGCAACCAATACGCGCTCTCGTATCACCGCGATAATGGGATTGCCAATTGGGTCAGTTGGCACCTCGATAGCGGCGATATTGGCAGCGTTTCGCGCAGCGATTTCCAAACCGACACCAGCTTACCTAGTGGTTGGTATCGCGTTGCCACCAGCGATTACAGCGGCAGCGGCTACGATCGCGGCCATATGACTCCCTCAGGCGATCGCACCGCCACCACCGCCGATAACCAAGCCACCTTCTACATGACCAACATTATTCCCCAAGCACCCGATAACAACCAAGGCCCATGGGTTGACCTCGAAACCTATGCTCGCGAGTTGGTCAGCGCTGGCAATGAGTTGTATATCATCAGTGGCGGGGCTGGCTCACGGGGCACAATCGCCAGCGGCAAGGTGCGAATTCCAAATTCAACTTGGAAAATCATCGTGGTGCTGAGCCAAGGTAGCAACGACCTGAGCCGCGTCAGCAACAGCACCCGCGTCATCGCAATTAATATGCCGAATGTGCAAGGTATTCGCGATAACGATTGGCGCGATTATCTGACCACGGTCGATGCCCTCGAAAGCCTGACTGGCTATAACTTCCTTTCAAATGTCTCAACCAGCATCCAAGGCGTAATCGAAGCCCGCATTGATGGCTCAACCACGCCAATTCCCACAGCTGTGCCAACCTCGGTAACCAACCCAACCGCTACTCCAGTGCGCACGGCTACCCCAACTCCAAGCACTGGCTGTACATCGAGCCGCTTGTTCTTCTCAGAATATGTTGAAGGCAGCAGCAACAACAAAGCTTTGGAGCTTTACAATAATACTGGAGCCAGCGTCAGCCTCAGTGGCTACAGCATTCAGTTGTATGCCAACGGCTCGACCAGCGTCAGCAGTAGCGTAAATTTGAGTGGTTCGGTCGCCAATGGCGCAACCTATGTGATTGCCAATGCCTCGGCCTCAAGTAGTGTGCAAAATCTCGCTAACATCACCAGCAGCGTGGCCAACTTTAATGGCAATGATGCACTTGTGCTGACCTACAATGGCACGGTGGTTGATAGCTTTGGCCAAGTTGGCAACGATCCAGGCAGCAGCGGTTGGGGTGGCACGACCACCGATCGCACGCTGCGCCGCAAAGCCACGATCAGCGCAGGCGATACCAATCGCAGCGATACATTCACACCAAGCAGCACATGGGATAGCTATAGCCTTGATACATTCAGTGGCTTGGGCAACCACAGTGTCAGTTGCCCATAA